The nucleotide sequence TCGGCCTAGCTATTCATGTTAACCGGTTTCGGTTTTGGATAGTCAACACCCGCATCAGGATTTTACTGGATGGTAAGGAGGATATTACAAATGCAAAAGGCATCAATGCTATTTTTACTTCTCGGACTGCTGGCATTGCTTGGAGGATGCACCGAAGATACTGCCAAACCAGAGGATTCCACGAAAAAAAGTCCGCCTGCAGCATCAGCAGAGAACACTACCGATGACGAAGATGTAAGCACAGCTTCAAATGAAACGGAAGAATCCCTTCCGCAGGATACAGCTTCAACAGCTGAAAAAAGCGGCCAAACCCAATCCAAAGAAGGAAGCAGCTCCCAAACCCCCAAAAAGAGTGGGACTGATAATGACAGTTCCAAGGAGACAAGTGATCCACTGGACAGCTATTCCAGAGAAGAAATTGAATATGCGAGGGTCTGGACACAGCTTGGTCCAAATCAGGAGCTTGATGAACTGAATATCAGGCACATTCCCCCGGGAGAGCCGGTCAATCCAAATATAGACAACAGCGCAGTCTTTCCAGGCGGTGTCATCCAATTATCCGGCTCCCGATTAATTGACGGTTCGGTTACTTACAGAGGGAATGGCGACGGGACGATTCACGTGTACGCAACCCCGATGCGCTGGGAAGCTCCTCCGCCTGATGCAGATGAAAAAGAGCTGCAAAAAGATACAGAAGATATCCTCAAAAACACAGAACTGGTGCATATCGAACCAAGGGATGGCCAGGAGATTATCAGCTTGATTGAACGGTTAAAGTTTCGCTGACATCCATACAAAAAACCAGGCCCGAAAATCTGAGCCTGGTTTTTAACATTCATCAACCGCTTCCTTCTATTCGCATCACTCTTGTCTCTTTTCGGCTATCTGATCAACAAAATCAACAATGATCCGGTCATCATCCGTTTCCCTGACGCGAAGAACAATCGCTTTTCTCTCCGTTTGGTCATCCTCGTCATAATAGGCGCGGTAAACGTAAAAGCTTTCTTCCTGAAGATTAAAATCCTTCAGTTCCAGCTTGTCAATTCCCCATTTTTTCTTGAGGGAAATCAATTCTTCGGGTGTATGATAAGCCCCTTTGAGGTAAAGGTCTTTCATCTCCCTTTCATCTTCTTCCAAAATTGCCTCTAACATATCTTCTGCTGCAACAAGCCTCCGGTCTCTTCCTTCGTCTTCGTCCTTGCAGCCTGACAGAAGAAAAGCAAATAAGGCTGTCATGAGAAAGAGCGTAACTTTTTTCACTATAGTCCTCCTGCATGGTGCAAACGACACGTCTCCTGTGTCAGCTTGATAATGTGGACATGTGATCCGGCAAGCTGAACGTAATTTTCTGCATGGCTTCGTTCCAGTCTATTTTCAGCTTCTCGCCAACATCAATATCACAGAGATTTCTTATTTCGCTTGGTATGGTCACGGTTCCTTTGCTGCTTATAATGGTTTCGTTTTCAAAGGTGCTGCTGTCATTTTTCATCAGCTGTATCGTTCTGCCGTCTGTTTGTACAATGACACGCTCACCTGACTGTATGTTTAATTTTTTGCGGATATAGGAAGGAATCATCACTTGACCATTTGACCAAATTTTCACGAAAAATGGGCCTTTTTTCAACGATCTCACTCCATTCCTCTTTAAGATGCCTTCAATTATAACATAAAAAGAGCACCATTTCTCCTCCCGGCTATGCTGTTTAAAGCTGCCTCAGGGCTGTCGAGTTTCTCAGCACAAGTTCAGTCGGCAGCAGATAATCCCTGCCTTCTATCCCTTCATTCAGCGCCTGATAGATCAAATGGGCCGCGAGAGACCCAATTTCGTAGTTGGACTGCTTAACGGTTGATAGCGGCGGAGAGATATACTGAGAGATTTCAATGTCGTCAAATCCAATGATAGAGAGATCATGCGGTATTTTTAAACCCGCTTCCTTAAAGGCTTTAATCGCTCCTACCGCCATTTCGTCATTTGCGCAGAAAACAGCAGACGGGGCGTTCCCCTGCATCATAAGAATTTTGCCCGCAGAGTATCCGCCTTCACGAGTATACTGGCCTTGAAGAATCCAGCTTGGATGGAGATGAATTCCTGAGTCTTTCAGAGCCTGCTTATATCCTTCAAAACGGAGCTGATTGTCCCGGTTATGCGACGGTCCCCCAATGTAGGCAAGCTCTTTATGGCCAAGGTCGATGAGATGCTGCGTTGCCTGATACCCGCCTGAAAAATTATCGACGAGGACATGAATGATGCTGTCACTGTCAAGCTTCCGGTCGAGAACAATAATCGGAAAATCTTCCCTGACGGACTGCAGAATCAGCTCATCCGGAAGGCTTTCAGCAAGAATGATGACTCCGTCCACTCTTCGTTCTCTTAAAAATTTTGTCGCAGTGGTTACATTTCCGCCGATGGCGCTGCAGGCAATCAGCCCGTATTTGTGAGTGAGGAGGGTATCCTGCGCGCCTCTCATCAGTTCTGAATAAAAAGGGCCGGACAGGTCCTGGACAATGATGCCGATTGTTTCTGTTTTGCTTCGCTTTAAATCCCTGGCTATCCCGTTTTTCTGATAGTTCAGGGTTTTGGCAGCTTCCAGAACACGTTTTGCCGTTTCTGAATTCACTCTTGAATTATTGTTTAATGCATAGGATGCTGTGGAAACAGCAACACCGGCCAATTTTGCAACATCTTTGATTGTGGCCATTCTACTCCACCTTACTTTCATGGCTTCTTCTGAATTGCTCCAACAGAGTTTTATGCGCGGGATGCTTGGGGTGAATAAAGAGAGGAAATGGTTCTTTGAAAATAATCCGTACAAGCAGGTATCAAACCCGCCTGTACAGTGTATCCCATAAAGAAGTTCTTATGCCCACCACATATTTGCAGGCTGTTCTTTAATCAGTACGCTCTTTAAGTTTGATACTGCGCGCTGGAAGCCTTCTTCAATCGACATGATCGGATCTTCATGTTCAATGCTTACCACATAGTCATAGCCGTATGTTCTAAGCGCACTGATCATATCTGACCACTCCTGCATGCTGTGTCCGCAGCCGACTGAACGGAAATTCCATGCTCTGGACTGAATTTCTCCGTATGGCTGCATGTCTGTCAGACCATACATGTTGATGTTGTCCTGGTCAAGATACGTATCCTTAGCGTGGAAATGATGAATCGCTCCCGCTTTTCCAAGGATTTTAATCGCTCCAACAGGATCAATTCCCTGCCACCATAAGTGACTTGGATCAAGGTTGGCACCGATGGCTTCACATGTTTCCTCGCGCAATTTCAGCAGCGTGTAAGGAGTGTGAACCAGGAACCCTCCGTGAAGCTCTAATCCGATTTTCACGTTCAGGCTTTGAGCAAGCTCGCCGACTTCCTTCCAGTAAGGAATCAGCTTTTGCTCCCATTGCCACTTCAGAATGTCGCCATATTCGTTCGGCCAAGGGGCAACCGGCCAGTTTGGATATTTAGCATTTTCGTGGTCACCTGCAGTACCTGAAAAGCAGTTGACAACCGGAACGTTCATTTCGTTTGCAAGCTTGATCGTTTTGACAAGTGTTTCATGAGACTCAGCAGCAAAAGCCGAGTCAGGTGAAATCGGATTTCCGTGGCAGCTGAATGCGCTGATTGTCAGTCCGCGGGAAGTAACTTTCTCCAAATACTCATTTTGCTTTTCCTTGTTGCCAAGAAGCTCTTCTAAAGAACAATGTGCATTTCCAGGATAGCAGCCTGTTCCAATCTCAACAGCTTCCACACCTGATGCTTTCACATAATCCAGCATTTCATCGAGGTTTTTATCTGAAAATAAAACCGTGAATACTCCTAGTTTCATCTTGATCTTCCTTTCTATGCTTTTAATAGTTCGTCCATTTTTTTCGAATTAAGCGCAACGGCTTCCATTAACTCGCCTTCAAAATGCTCCTGCTCAGCAATGAACCATGGCAGTTCAAGGTCTTTTCCAAGAGTCAGCAGGCCTTTCATATCAAGGGTTCCTTCGCCAATGACTGTGCTGTGCTTAACACCGTTTGTTTCTTTCATATCTTTAATATGGAGGCTTGCAACACGGTCCCGCTGTTCTTTAATCAGGGAAAGCGGGTCATAGCCGGCATAAGTCACCCAGTAACAGTCAAGCTCAAATTTGACCAGATTGCGGTCTGTTTCCTGAAGCAGGACGTCAAATGGCGTCTGCTCTCCAAATGATTGAAATTCAAAATCGTGGTTATGGTACGCAAGCTGCAGCCCCTGCTGTTTAATCACTTCTCCTGCTTTGTTCAGTTCCTGCGCAACGCGTTTATATGCATCAAGGTCCGTGCGCTGCTCTTCTGTTAAATAAGGAACAATAATTAAATCATTGCCGATTTCTTTATTGTAGGAAATGACTTGGCTGAGCCCGTCCCCTGTCACTTGTTCATAAGGCACATGACTCCCCGCTGCCTTCAGTCTATACTCGTTTAATGCCTCTTTCAGACGGTCTGCCGGCGTGTCGTAATAGCCTGCAAACTGCACCCCTTCGTACCCGCACTCGGCAACTTGTTTTAATGTGCCGAAAAAATCCTTTTCGAGCAGCGTTCTGATTGTATAGAGCTGAAGTCCTTTTTTCGTCATGACATAATCCCCCTTATGATTATAGTTTTACAATCGTTTTCGTTTCGTTCGACTCTAATGCACCAAGTACGATTTTCAGAGATTTGTAGCCTTCTTCCCCTGATACTGCTGGCACTGTATTGCCGATGATGCTGTCGACAAATTTATCAATCACTTTAGATGAGGTTTGTCCGCCTTCATCATTTGACTGAATTTTGCCAAGCTCGTAGTTTACTACTTCACCAGTCGTATATTGTGCGATTAAAGAGAATTGAGGGTGATCTTCTAAACGAAGCACTCCTTTTTCACCATAGATAACCGTCGCATTATCTTCCCTGCTGTATGACCAGCTTGCAGCAAGCGTTCCCATGATGCCGCTTTCTGTTTTAACCACGCAGACAGCGTTATCATCAACGTCTGCTCCCTCTTTTGCTACCGTATCTACAAATGCTGCTACTTCTGTCACTTCTTCGCCAAGAATGTAGCGCATTAAATCAGCTTTATGAACACCAAGGTCTCCCATTGCGCCGATAAACGCATCTTCTTTCTTGAAGAACCAGCTGTCGCGTCCATCAGCACTCCAGCCTTCCGGACCGCCGTGGCCAAATGCTGTGCGGAAAGAAAATACTTTTCCGATATCTCCGTTTTTGATCAGTTCTCTTGCTTTCTCATGAGAAGGCACAAAACGCTGGTTGTGACCGATCATAAGCTTGCGGTTGTTTTTTTCAGCGGCTTGAATCATTGCTTCTGCTTCTTCTTTTGAAGTAGCCATCGGCTTTTCACAAAGAACATGCTTGCCTGCATTCAGCGCATCAATTGACATTGGCGCATGCAGGGCATTCGGAGTACAAACGCTTACAGCGTCGATCTCTTCAAGGGCAAGAAGCTCTCTGTAATCTGTAAATGCTTTTGCATTGTACTGCTGTGCAGTAAGGTTTGCACGGTCTTCGTTAATGTCGCAGACAGCAACGATCTCAGCAAATTTGTTTCCAGCCCATTCAGGCAGATGTCTGTGTTTTGAAATGCTTCCGCATCCGATAATTCCGATTTTTAACGTTTTCATGTTTCTTTTCCTCCTAGTAGTTAAAAAGATGAAATCGATTCCTGCTGCAGAAATCTCTTATTTTTTCTCAAAGTATACTGGTTCT is from Bacillus sp. FSL H8-0547 and encodes:
- a CDS encoding sugar phosphate isomerase/epimerase family protein — translated: MTKKGLQLYTIRTLLEKDFFGTLKQVAECGYEGVQFAGYYDTPADRLKEALNEYRLKAAGSHVPYEQVTGDGLSQVISYNKEIGNDLIIVPYLTEEQRTDLDAYKRVAQELNKAGEVIKQQGLQLAYHNHDFEFQSFGEQTPFDVLLQETDRNLVKFELDCYWVTYAGYDPLSLIKEQRDRVASLHIKDMKETNGVKHSTVIGEGTLDMKGLLTLGKDLELPWFIAEQEHFEGELMEAVALNSKKMDELLKA
- a CDS encoding sugar phosphate isomerase/epimerase codes for the protein MKLGVFTVLFSDKNLDEMLDYVKASGVEAVEIGTGCYPGNAHCSLEELLGNKEKQNEYLEKVTSRGLTISAFSCHGNPISPDSAFAAESHETLVKTIKLANEMNVPVVNCFSGTAGDHENAKYPNWPVAPWPNEYGDILKWQWEQKLIPYWKEVGELAQSLNVKIGLELHGGFLVHTPYTLLKLREETCEAIGANLDPSHLWWQGIDPVGAIKILGKAGAIHHFHAKDTYLDQDNINMYGLTDMQPYGEIQSRAWNFRSVGCGHSMQEWSDMISALRTYGYDYVVSIEHEDPIMSIEEGFQRAVSNLKSVLIKEQPANMWWA
- a CDS encoding LacI family DNA-binding transcriptional regulator, with amino-acid sequence MATIKDVAKLAGVAVSTASYALNNNSRVNSETAKRVLEAAKTLNYQKNGIARDLKRSKTETIGIIVQDLSGPFYSELMRGAQDTLLTHKYGLIACSAIGGNVTTATKFLRERRVDGVIILAESLPDELILQSVREDFPIIVLDRKLDSDSIIHVLVDNFSGGYQATQHLIDLGHKELAYIGGPSHNRDNQLRFEGYKQALKDSGIHLHPSWILQGQYTREGGYSAGKILMMQGNAPSAVFCANDEMAVGAIKAFKEAGLKIPHDLSIIGFDDIEISQYISPPLSTVKQSNYEIGSLAAHLIYQALNEGIEGRDYLLPTELVLRNSTALRQL
- a CDS encoding Gfo/Idh/MocA family oxidoreductase; translation: MKTLKIGIIGCGSISKHRHLPEWAGNKFAEIVAVCDINEDRANLTAQQYNAKAFTDYRELLALEEIDAVSVCTPNALHAPMSIDALNAGKHVLCEKPMATSKEEAEAMIQAAEKNNRKLMIGHNQRFVPSHEKARELIKNGDIGKVFSFRTAFGHGGPEGWSADGRDSWFFKKEDAFIGAMGDLGVHKADLMRYILGEEVTEVAAFVDTVAKEGADVDDNAVCVVKTESGIMGTLAASWSYSREDNATVIYGEKGVLRLEDHPQFSLIAQYTTGEVVNYELGKIQSNDEGGQTSSKVIDKFVDSIIGNTVPAVSGEEGYKSLKIVLGALESNETKTIVKL